From the bacterium genome, one window contains:
- a CDS encoding response regulator transcription factor, with amino-acid sequence MKIVLIEDHNIVREGLKKLLEEDCSIQIVGEAQNGKEAIKLADKLVPDLMLMDISMPLMNGIEATRIIKKKRPGIKILILSMYDNEEYIKKALLVKADGYLLKETLAKNLISAIKIIEKGGTYFSNKIAEQLLDKKHSLPQKQNDMKTTFDTLTSKEREVLKLIGEGHSNKEIANILVRSVKTIETHRSNVMRKLSIHKLADLIRYAIKKEL; translated from the coding sequence ATGAAAATCGTCCTAATTGAAGACCATAATATAGTAAGGGAAGGGTTAAAAAAACTACTGGAAGAAGATTGTTCAATACAGATTGTCGGAGAAGCTCAGAACGGGAAAGAAGCCATTAAGCTCGCAGATAAGTTAGTTCCTGATTTAATGCTAATGGATATCTCTATGCCTCTAATGAATGGGATAGAAGCAACACGGATAATTAAAAAAAAACGCCCGGGAATAAAAATTCTTATATTAAGTATGTATGACAATGAAGAATATATAAAAAAAGCTTTACTTGTAAAAGCTGATGGGTACTTATTAAAAGAAACATTGGCAAAAAACCTTATTTCTGCAATAAAAATTATAGAAAAAGGTGGAACATATTTTAGCAATAAAATAGCAGAACAACTATTAGATAAAAAACATTCTCTCCCCCAGAAACAAAATGATATGAAAACAACTTTTGACACTTTAACTTCAAAAGAAAGAGAAGTTTTAAAATTAATAGGAGAAGGACATTCCAATAAAGAAATTGCCAACATTCTTGTCAGAAGTGTAAAAACCATAGAAACACACCGTTCAAATGTAATGAGAAAATTGTCCATTCATAAACTTGCAGACTTAATAAGATATGCAATAAAAAAAGAACTGTAA
- a CDS encoding sensor histidine kinase, whose translation MKSRTEIEQNILKWGYIITIIVVILPFINHIFYDLRYERHIPLSDLGDVIEVCFEALTIFLLGFFSTRTLSGAIKRNRELEEKHQKEKEEMNNKIIESVMEAQEKERKKISREMHNGVGQNLSIVKMNLEMATKKSNKNLSKDFNSTINLINESIQELKKLSMDVRPSILDDLGLVPTLRWYIKNCSASTGVKIIFTGNIECRLSPGIETNIYRIIQEALSNALKHSKAKVINIFIKAENNELFLSIKDNGKGFEPEKYLTGMNNNNKIGIVSIKERVTLMNGALSIKSDTGKGTGIEIKIPIKRKDNANHFD comes from the coding sequence ATGAAAAGCAGAACCGAAATAGAACAAAATATTCTTAAATGGGGATACATAATAACTATTATCGTAGTCATTCTACCTTTTATTAATCATATATTCTATGATTTGCGTTATGAACGACACATCCCTCTTTCGGATTTAGGAGATGTTATTGAGGTCTGTTTTGAAGCTTTAACAATATTTCTGTTAGGTTTCTTCTCCACAAGAACACTTAGTGGAGCTATTAAAAGGAACAGGGAACTGGAAGAAAAACATCAAAAAGAAAAAGAAGAAATGAATAATAAAATTATTGAAAGCGTAATGGAAGCGCAGGAAAAAGAACGCAAAAAAATTTCAAGAGAAATGCACAACGGCGTAGGGCAAAACTTAAGTATCGTGAAAATGAATCTTGAAATGGCAACTAAAAAAAGCAATAAAAACCTTTCTAAAGATTTCAATTCAACCATAAACTTAATTAATGAAAGCATACAAGAATTGAAGAAATTATCTATGGATGTACGTCCCAGCATCTTGGATGACCTTGGATTGGTTCCCACGCTAAGATGGTATATAAAAAATTGTTCCGCAAGCACAGGTGTCAAGATAATATTTACCGGAAATATTGAATGCAGATTATCTCCCGGCATAGAAACCAACATATACAGAATAATTCAGGAAGCTTTATCCAATGCCCTAAAACACAGCAAAGCAAAAGTTATAAATATATTTATAAAGGCAGAGAATAACGAACTGTTCTTATCCATAAAAGATAATGGGAAAGGATTTGAACCAGAGAAATACTTGACAGGTATGAATAATAACAATAAGATAGGCATTGTAAGTATAAAAGAAAGAGTAACTTTGATGAATGGCGCTTTAAGCATAAAATCTGACACTGGCAAAGGAACAGGAATTGAAATAAAAATACCAATAAAAAGAAAGGATAATGCAAATCATTTTGATTAA
- a CDS encoding sensor histidine kinase encodes MKTKIKKGYQTLKKGYILTIVLVLTPFIARIIYNICHNAQPAFADLEDVFEICGETLAIFLLGYWGLRTINLMKKNIEIEEKYEKEKGEMNKQIIASVLEGQEKERKKISRELHDGIGQNLSVLKMNMEMAHNHKKGKDKKIISKSMDPTIKLIDESIRELKKLSMDTRPNILDDHGLIPALKWYIKNCSASTTTNIKLKNNLNYRLSPIFETNIYRIVQEAVSNAIKHGKAVIINIFIKVEDENLLLSIIDNGNGFDFKQYLKERKYNNQVGIISMQERVNLMDGVFNIESQIGKGTNIEIKIPAPEKFASGGGGT; translated from the coding sequence ATGAAAACCAAAATAAAGAAAGGATACCAAACTCTTAAAAAAGGCTATATACTAACTATCGTTCTGGTGCTTACGCCTTTTATTGCCCGTATAATTTATAATATTTGTCACAATGCACAACCAGCCTTTGCAGATTTAGAAGATGTTTTTGAAATCTGTGGAGAAACTTTAGCTATATTTTTATTAGGTTATTGGGGATTACGAACCATTAATTTAATGAAGAAAAATATAGAAATAGAAGAAAAGTACGAAAAAGAAAAAGGAGAAATGAATAAACAGATAATTGCCAGTGTATTAGAAGGGCAGGAAAAAGAACGTAAAAAAATTTCAAGGGAATTACACGATGGGATAGGTCAAAATTTGAGTGTGCTAAAAATGAATATGGAAATGGCTCATAACCATAAAAAAGGCAAAGACAAAAAAATTATTTCCAAATCTATGGATCCAACTATAAAACTAATTGATGAAAGTATACGGGAGCTAAAAAAATTATCTATGGACACACGTCCTAATATACTTGACGACCACGGGTTAATTCCTGCATTGAAATGGTATATAAAAAATTGTTCTGCAAGCACAACAACTAACATCAAACTTAAAAACAACTTAAATTATAGATTGTCTCCTATTTTTGAAACCAATATATACAGGATAGTCCAGGAAGCAGTATCCAATGCTATAAAACATGGCAAAGCCGTTATAATAAACATATTTATAAAAGTTGAAGATGAAAATCTCTTGCTTTCCATAATAGATAACGGAAACGGTTTTGACTTTAAACAATATCTTAAAGAAAGAAAATATAATAACCAGGTAGGTATCATTAGTATGCAGGAAAGGGTAAATTTAATGGATGGCGTTTTTAATATAGAATCGCAAATCGGTAAAGGCACAAACATAGAAATAAAAATACCCGCTCCCGAGAAATTTGCCTCTGGGGGGGGGGGGACTTAA